The following are encoded together in the Oscarella lobularis chromosome 10, ooOscLobu1.1, whole genome shotgun sequence genome:
- the LOC136192420 gene encoding FIGNL1-interacting regulator of recombination and mitosis-like — MQRRTEIFHHDDVAASKTSEMAEKHHGQTTKALMELLCNGGEEETGAKVLKLVEDLSKCLDLLSKCLEARPTSLRTLSDCLRAVLRTFEHCQSSESTYGSFFASAASALAVLFKRAFALHKLASSLLDRLKPDVMTSEEDISAMKSIVDDIVCIGEVSSSFDAVCLQSCWKVVVRLLTKFEEVVDDIANCSYIVSCLCSVIRDWLPKCWDSDPASSKSVRAVRFLCSQLLKLCYEFEESVVVNVEGIFGIALSIQSAVPSMSEETTTLLPPVIEPLIGLLESNSEYAAFLSKKRLKISEQDGHAYLQLLLQLCRRFHVLSEGGQDMWMEKTSSAADSSASCLLLDAVFDAVESAYASLALPMRVDASFIKGKASESISFYEFVCIELSIFIARLPAKHFASLERLLLRHVLSARSQCAVLAIDLWCFVARWGNAQLCLSHVRLLTDLLTSPVAKSTHPGYGHACCLLRRIFPLLAEEHQAKFIETHSPASNPNNLVLWKDVGMPSNQRQSLVEACFDVITAPKKQCVHLLECAIQCLIGVVESGNFDTAFNYLPTVLSSSRHSNLASIYLHFIGAAAPQLRTPFCSEILRVCTLANDELQTADFLVGMAAFLGALGKKRFHPQVLSLLSVLYHKMFVCEDEIVQHHALIAFQAFAESTPHTEAIQLCMPEEMRPTFASFLEGNSATTNQSTICMEDLHRANQQLKTVRYWEVVEEEDPTWNDVNEPAKKRMKPNSPSAADEKDFQQAIDSIWDGIRKVESFLTFSLPPNWLKTELTTADEVLQKIIKEMN; from the coding sequence ATGCAACGTCGCACGGAAATCTTTCaccatgacgacgtcgccgcgtcgaaaACAAGCGAAATGGCGGAAAAGCATCACGggcagacgacgaaagctCTCATGGAACTCTTATGCAACggtggagaagaagaaacaggcGCCAAAGTCCTCAAACTCGTCGAGGATTTATCAAAATGCCTCGATCTTCTATCGAAATGTCTCGAAGCGCGACCGACGTCGCTCCGAACGCTATCCGATTGCCTTAGAGCTGTCCTGCGAACATTTGAGCACTGTCAATCGAGCGAATCGACGTACGGGTCTTTCTTCGCTAGCGCGGCGAGCGCGCTAGCCGTTCTTTTCAAGCGGGCTTTTGCACTCCACAAACTCGCCTCATCGCTATTGGATCGTCTCAAACCGGatgtgatgacgtcagaggaGGATATTTCCGCCATGAAatcaatcgtcgacgacatcgtttgCATAGGAGAAGTGAGTTCATCATTTGATGCCGTATGCCTTCAGTCTTGCTGGAAAGTCGTCGTACGCTTGCTAACAAAATTTGAAGAGGTGGTCGATGATATTGCTAATTGCAGTTACATTGTATCCTGTTTATGTTCGGTGATTCGCGACTGGTTACCCAAGTGTTGGGACTCGGATCCTGCCTCCTCAAAATCAGTGAGAGCTGTTCGATTTTTATGCAGTCAGCTCTTGAAGTTGTGCTACGAATTTGAGGAGTCCGTTGTTGTGAACGTGGAAGGCATCTTTGGAATTGCTTTGTCCATTCAGTCGGCCGTTCCGTCAATGTctgaagagacgacgactctTTTGCCACCCGTTATCGAACCTCTTATTGGTCTCCTCGAATCGAACTCGGAATACGCGGCATTTCTCTCAAAGAAACGGCTCAAAATATCTGAACAGGATGGGCACGCTTATCTTCAGCTTCTTCTCCAACTCTGCCGTCGCTTTCACGTTCTATCTGAAGGCGGTCAAGACATGTGGATGGAGAAAACGTCGAGTGCAGCCGATTCCAGTGCTTCCTGTCTTCTCCTTGACGCCGTTTTTGACGCTGTTGAAAGCGCCTACGCTTCCCTCGCTCTTCCcatgcgcgtcgacgcgtcaTTCATCAAAGGAAAAGCCTCCGAATCAATTTCCTTCTACGAGTTCGTCTGCATTGAGTTATCAATCTTTATTGCTCGGTTGCCGGCAAAGCATTTCGCCTCACTTGAACGTCTGCTCCTACGTCACGTTCTGAGCGCTCGTTCACAGTGCGCCGTACTTGCAATTGATCTCTGGTGCTTCGTGGCGCGATGGGGAAACGCTCAGCTCTGTCTCTCGCACGTTCGTCTTTTAACAGATCTCCTCACTTCCCCTGTTGCCAAGTCAACTCATCCTGGCTACGGTCACGCGTGCTGTCTTCTTCGACGCATATTTCCTCTACTTGCTGAAGAGCATCAAGCCAAATTTATTGAAACGCACAGTCCGGCGTCAAATCCCAACAATTTGGTTCTCTGGAAAGACGTGGGGATGCCCTCCAATCAAAGACAGTCTTTAGTAGAAGCGTGTTTTGACGTTATCACAGCGCCAAAGAAACAGTGCGTCCATCTACTTGAGTGTGCAATTCAATGTCTAATTGGCGTCGTAGAGAGCGGAAATTTCGACACAGCATTCAATTATCTGCCGACCGtcctttcctcttctcgccACTCCAATCTCGCTTCAATCTATTTGCATTTTATTGGAGCAGCTGCCCCTCAATTGCGCACACCGTTCTGCTCAGAAATTCTTCGTGTTTGTACGTTGGCGAATGATGAGCTGCAGACCGCGGACTTTCTCGTCGGAATGGCTGCTTTTCTCGGAGCTCTAGgcaagaaacgatttcatcCACAAGTGCTATCCCTTCTTTCGGTTCTGTATCACAAGATGTTTGTTTGCGAAGATGAAATTGTTCAGCATCACGCTCTGATTGCTTTTCAAGCGTTCGCCGAATCAACGCCACACACAGAAGCCATTCAACTATGCATGCCAGAAGAAATGAGACCAACGTTTGCTAGTTTTCTTGAAGGAAACTCCGCAACAACGAATCAGTCCACTATCTGCATGGAGGATTTGCACAGAGCCAACCAACAACTAAAGACTGTGAGATATTGGGAAGttgtagaagaagaagacccCACTTGGAATGATGTTAATGAAccagcaaagaaaagaatgaagCCCAATTCTCCCTCTGCGGCAGATGAGAAAGATTTTCAGCAGGCTATTGATTCTATATGGGATGGGATAAGGAAAGTGGAAAGCTTTTTGACTTTCTCCCTACCACCCAATTGGCTCAAAACGGAACTAACAACAGCAGACGAAGTCCTGCAAAAGATAATCAAAGAGATGAACTGA
- the LOC136192425 gene encoding small acidic protein-like translates to MDDPNGRSSDAKKDEAEELDAEKVKQAEEKPTEKSEIKGTNSVWDGATIAGDDDRKNKFLRLMGGKKEKAQPKSFLSKKLESRKVLPEKKYVYDYNKAGHIHENLEQGYVKSMEAAVTGRTRKHVGFGYKPPSPKREKVEEKKEEGAPPLPTDPPPVPPPPPPPPPADPNKSQ, encoded by the exons ATGGACGATCCGAACGGAAG AAGCTCCGAtgcaaagaaagacgaagcggaagaaCTAGACGCGGAGAAAGTGAAGCAAGCCGAAGAAAAGCCAACGGAGAAGAGCGAAATCAAGGGAACAAACTCGGTTTGGGACGGTGCAACGATAGCAGGTGACGACGATAGAAAGAACAAATTTCTCCGATTGATGGGCGGAAAAAAAGAG AAAGCGCAGCCAAAAAGCTTTCTaagcaaaaaattagaatCAAGAAAAGTTTTACCTGAGA aaaagtACGTCTACGACTACAACAAGGCCGGCCACATTCACGAGAATTTAGAGCAAGGCTATGTGAAGAGTATGGAGGCGGCAGTGACGGGTCGAACGCGGAAACACGTGGGATTTGGCTATAAGCCACCTAGTcccaaaagagaaaaagtagaagagaagaaagaggagggAGCACCTCCGCTGCCAACTGACCCACCCCCAgttcctccccctcccccgccaccgccaccagCAGATCCCAATAAGTCACAGTAA
- the LOC136192422 gene encoding catalase-like: MASRTKASEQLSDFAASHKVADTCTTGDGTPVDIKTATMTVGPRGPVLLQDFNFLDEMAHFDRERVPERVVHAKGAGAFGYFEVTHDITQYCKAKVFEKIGKRTPLAVRFSTVGGESGSADTVRDPRGFAVKFYTEEGNWDLVGNNTPIFFIRDPILFPSFIHTQKRNPVTHLKDPDMFWDFISLRPETIHQVCFLFSDRGIPDGYRHMNGYGSHTFKMVNEKGEPIYVKFHYKTDQGIKNLPVDKAGQLSGSDPDYAIRDLYNSIAEGKFPSWTLYLQVMTFEEAEKHHWNPFDLTKVWPHKEFPLIPVGRIVLDRNPVNYFAEVEQIGFSPSHMVPGIEPSPDKMLQGRLFSYDDTHRHRIGANYLQLPVNSPQKAKVRNYQRDGPMTVHDNQAGAPNYYPNSFQGPKEESRAAPTRFQVSTCDVARYNSADEDNFTQVSTFWTEVLSEQERQRLVENIAGHLKDAKEFIQARAVKNFSQVHPDFGSRLNALLKK, encoded by the coding sequence ATGGCCTCGAGAACGAAAGCTAGCGAACAGCTTTCCGATTTCGCCGCCTCGCACAAAGTTGCTGACACTTGTACGACCGGCGACGGAACTCCCGTCGACATCAAAACGGCGACAATGACCGTGGGTCCCCGCGGTCCCGTTCTCCTGCAGGACTTCaactttctcgacgagatGGCCCACTTCGATCGCGAGCGCGTTCCAGAGCGCGTCGTCCACGCAAAGGGAGCCGGCGCTTTCGGCTATTTCGAAGTCACGCACGATATCACTCAATATTGCAAGGCCAAGGTGTTTGAGAAAATCGGTAAACGAACGCCTTTGGCCGTTCGATTCAGTACGGTCGGCGGTGAATCGGGCAGCGCCGATACTGTACGCGATCCGCGCGGTTTCGCCGTCAAGTTCTACACAGAAGAAGGCAATTGGGATCTCGTGGGAAATAACACGCCCATCTTCTTCATTCGCGATCCCATTCTGTTTCCGAGCTTCATTCACACTCAGAAACGAAATCCGGTGACTCATCTGAAAGATCCGGATATGTTTTGGGATTTCATTTCGCTTCGTCCCGAAACGATTCATCAGGTTTGCTTCCTCTTCAGTGATCGCGGCATTCCGGACGGATACAGGCACATGAATGGCTATGGAAGTCACACGTTTAAGATGGTGAATGAAAAAGGCGAGCCCATCTACGTCAAGTTTCATTACAAAACCGACCAGGGCATCAAGAATTTGCCTGTTGATAAGGCTGGCCAGTTGTCAGGCAGCGATCCAGACTATGCTATACGTGATCTGTACAATTCCATCGCTGAAGGAAAGTTTCCCTCGTGGACTCTCTATCTTCAAGTGATGACGTTCGAAGAAGCTGAAAAACATCACTGGAATCCGTTTGATCTAACAAAAGTCTGGCCACACAAGGAATTCCCTCTCATTCCCGTCGGTCGCATTGTCCTTGACAGAAATCCAGTCAACTATTTCGCAGAAGTAGAGCAGATAGGCTTCTCTCCATCTCACATGGTGCCTGGCATCGAACCGTCACCAGACAAAATGCTCCAAGGGCGACTGTTCTCTTATGACGATACCCATCGTCATCGAATCGGAGCAAACTATCTTCAACTACCTGTCAATTCTCCTCAGAAGGCCAAAGTGCGCAATTATCAGCGTGATGGTCCCATGACAGTGCATGACAATCAAGCCGGTGCTCCCAACTACTATCCAAACAGTTTTCAAGGCCCCAAAGAGGAAAGTCGCGCTGCTCCGACTCGTTTCCAAGTTTCCACCTGTGACGTCGCTCGATACAATTCAGCTGACGAAGATAATTTCACGCAAGTGTCCACATTCTGGACAGAGGTGCTGAGCGAGCAAGAGCGCCAACGTCTCGTTGAGAACATAGCCGGTCATCTGAAGGACGCCAAGGAATTCATCCAGGCCAGAGCTGTGAAGAATTTCAGCCAAGTTCATCCTGACTTTGGGAGTCGACTCAATGCCCTTCTGAAGAAATGA